One genomic region from Paramormyrops kingsleyae isolate MSU_618 chromosome 24, PKINGS_0.4, whole genome shotgun sequence encodes:
- the LOC111857283 gene encoding PAN2-PAN3 deadenylation complex subunit pan3 isoform X5, with amino-acid sequence MNSGLPAPAAGLGGVGIPGARLKFCRYYAKDKTCFYGDECQFLHEDPSVAGLSAHGSAGNPPPLSLSGAVGTTAAFPLGGTVGASVLGAGANIPKKTESVGPADPVLESQLFTIPGMEGGLSESSLTNSYFSSSFIGVNGFGSPAESKFSMMQRVTNSSNMPGLLNDKSYSAHDPVNSPASTLFNDFSVLSLSQKRKVFPTFHIYPPTAPHVAYMQPKANAPSFFMTDELRQELINRHLITMAQIDQSENPGVPAEVDSYHSLFPLEPLPPPNRLHKTSNFSYITSCYKAVNSKDDLPYCLRRIHGFRLPNTKCMTLVDMWKKIQHSNFVTLREVFTTKAFGDHSLVFAYDFHAGAETMFSRHFNDSVADSYFTKRKWAGQHEPPPPRQHAGLLPESLIWAYIVQLSSALRTIHTAGLACRVMDPSKILITGKTRLRVNCVGVFDVLTFDSNQTNPLALMPQYQQADLILLGKVVLALACNSLAGIQRENLQKAMELVSINYSSDLKNLILYLLTDQSRLRSVNDIMPMIGARFYTQLDASQMRSDVIEEDLAKEVQNGRLFRLLAKLGTITERPEFQKDPTWSETGDRYLLKLFRDHLFHQVAEAGTPWIDLSHIVSCLNKLDAGVPEKISLVSRDEKSILVVTYSDLKRCFDSTFQELISAASGQL; translated from the exons ATGAACAGCGGGCTCCCCGCTCCGGCTGCTGGTCTCGGCGGGGTCGGTATACCCGGCGCCAGGCTTAAGTTTTGCCGCTATTACGCGAAAGACAAGACCTGCTTTTATGGAGACGAGTGCCAGTTCCTGCACGAAGATCCGTCCGTCGCCGGCCTGTCCGCGCACGGTAGTGCGGGAAACCCGCCCCCCCTGTCCCTGAGCGGCGCTGTCGGGACTACAGCAGCGTTTCCCTTAGGAGGAACCGTGGGGGCCTCCGTGCTCGGCGCAGGAGCAAATATCCCGAAAAAGACCGAGTCGGTAGGACCTGCAGACCCGGTTCTGGAGAGCCAGCTGTTCACCA TCCCAGGGATGGAAGGTGGCCTGAGCGAATCCAGCCTGACTAACTCCTACTTCAGTAGCAGCTTCATTGGGGTCAATGGGTTCGGCAGCCCTGCCGAGTCAAAATTCTCCATGATGCAG AGAGTGACCAACAGCAGCAACATGCCTGGTCTACTTAACGACAAGAGCTACAGTGCACATG ATCCTGTAAATTCCCCTGCATCAACTCTCTTCAATGACTTCTCTGTGTTAAGCTTGTCCCAGAAGAGAAAG GTGTTCCCCACGTTCCACATctacccccccaccgcccctcatGTGGCCTACATGCAACCCAAGGCCAATGCTCCATCTTTCTTCATGACGGATGAACTGCGTCAG GAGCTGATAAACAGGCATTTAATCACAATGGCACAGATCGACCAATCGGAGAATCCAG GTGTACCCGCAGAAGTAGACAGCTATCATAGCCTTTTTCCCCTGGAGCCGTTGCCCCCACCCAATCGACTCCACAAAACAAGCAACTTCAgttacatcacttcctgttacaAAGCTGTGAACAGCAAAGACGACCTGCCCTACTGCCTTAGGAGGATACACG GTTTCAGGTTGCCAAACACCAAGTGTATGACGCTGGTTGACATGTGGAAGAAGATCCAGCACTCAAACTTCGTCACTCTCAGAGAGGTCTTCACCACCAAGGCCTTTGGAGATCACT CCTTGGTGTTTGCCTATGATTTCCATGCAGGAGCTGAGACCATGTTCAGCCGACACTTTAATGACTCCGTCGCCGACTCTTATTTCACCAAGAGAAAATGGG CAGGCCAGCAcgagccccccccgccccggcaGCACGCCGGCCTGCTCCCCGAGTCTCTCATCTGGGCTTACATCGTGCAGCTGAGCTCAGCCCTGCGCACCATCCACACTGCTGGTCTGGCCTGCAGGGTCATGGACCCCAGCAAGATCCTCATCACTGGGAAGACCAG GTTGCGGGTGAATTGTGTTGGAGTGTTTGACGTCTTAACGTTTGACAGCAACCAGACAAACCCGCTAGCTCTGATGCCACAATACCAG CAAGCAGACCTCATCTTATTAGGCAAAGTGGTGCTTGCACTGGCCTGTAACTCTCTGGCTGGAATTCAGAGAGAGAATCTCCAGAAGGCCATGGAGCTGGTGTCCATCAACTACTCATCTGACCTCAAGAATCTCATCCT GTACCTGCTGACCGATCAGTCTCGACTGCGCAGCGTAAATGACATCATGCCGATGATCGGCGCCCGCTTCTATACCCAGCTGGATGCCTCCCAGATGAGGAGTGATGTCATCGAGGAGGACCTGGCCAAG GAGGTGCAGAATGGTCGTCTTTTTCGTTTGCTGGCCAAATTGGGCACCATCACTGAGAGACCAGA GTTTCAGAAAGACCCCACCTGGTCCGAGACTGGAGATCGCTACCTGTTGAAACTCTTTCGGGATCACCTGTTCCACCAGGTGGCAGAAGCAGGAACTCCTTGGATTGACCTGAGCCACATAGTTTCCTGTCTGAACAAG CTAGATGCTGGTGTCCCGGAGAAGATCAGCCTGGTGTCACGGGATGAGAAGAGCATCTTAGTGGTGACCTACTCTGACCTGAAGCGCTGCTTTGACAGCACTTTCCAGGAGCTGATCAGCGCCGCCAGCGGGCAGCTGTAG